TGACTCTCAGATTCTCACTTACtggtacctgtatatacatctTACTTAGCATTAGATTGCACAAGATATATCAAGGAACTTTAAACTAGCAGGGATTCAACTGCGTCtgatacaaaaagtaatttcTGTTGAAATTGGTGCATACAATGAAgtcaattgtatatatattaattgaacGAGTAATgaggagtatatatatatattaatcaacattttcaaatatatatgcaCACAGAAGCACAAATACATAAGACTAgtcatctatatatacacatgtaaatgtgttttgatatatcaaaatgtaaCCTGTATGGGTGGCGAGTGTGTTGCATGTAAACTGGTTTTTAACTATTTCTTATAGTATTCTCGCATACTTTTGTACCCACCTAGGTTATGTGCATTCTGTGGATATGTGCATTATTTGCAGAATACTATCTGGGTGTTGGGTATTTCCCACCTACAGTCCTACACCATAGATATCCACTATAAACTGGcatataaaaacatgtaaaagtaaatttaaaatatatacatgtaataggtagtacagtcaaacctcgatgattcgaacttcgttgattcgaatttctcgctgtatcgaactttttgcttggtcccgaattttctcactatataacactactaacgaaactatgtatgattcgaatttttataaatcgaagttttcgatgtatcgaacttttttcatgacccgttagctatgatattataggtaattgacatctcatgattcgaacaaaaaatttacctgtactgaccactggacaggtgtttgtcgtgacccctgcggcaagatttcacacctctcccccaaatgccctgactgacaatagggataacgatagcgtgtgttgtcactcccggtcatggggtttattaataatcagatcaaattgatagataaaaagtgtatttagaagccatgacatttaatcactccggtaaaacatttcaattgtcgtctctgataatctccgccgccattgaaatcagcgttcggtgagtaaattttacggaactgtaaaacaaccggaccatttttaaacacaaataattagcgatggcttcactcatattcaaagtgtcacgtttcaaacttatacataaatatccaagtaaatcgattatttgtcattcaatcatgcattctccaaccgatcggcattccgtattttatatgcacataacgtaaacgcaagtgtctttagcagaaaagcctaacgacttacgtaagtgtgcattgtacttcttttgttttatctgttaaacgcgatataagtgttttgtaaccgatacatattctgtttaattatcaagaaaacatcgatctattgtcaaccatgaataattcgaagtcccgctgtatcgaagttttactgttagtcccttgaacttcgaaacatcgaagtttgactgtaataCACTTGGTAACAATCATGTAGACATCTCAAAATTGTTGTGAAGGTAAGTAATAAATGAAACAATAGTTGCACTAGTACTGTTACACTGATCATGATGTATATTGGAAGATATGCGGTTATAGTGAGTAAGCAATATGGTTGTAAGGGTGGCGGGTAGACCCACCTACACCTACCTTAATTTACTCATAAGTCACAGTCTTCCCTTGAACTCACACCTTCTATTCAAAAACTGACTAAAGAAACCCCTAAACATTCTCTTCACATACAGATGTATCAAACTTCATTGTCAGAGTTGTCATCAGCAGGAACAGAAATTCCTTTTCTCAGTCTTTCAACTTTCTTTTCAACAATTTCCACAAAATGACCTCGGTCAATATCAAACGGTGACTTATTAATATTTCTgaagttttcaagttttcttcCATTCTGTGGAGTCCAAACCTTTAAAGGGATCAGTGTGTTCAGAACACATTTCAGATCATCATTAAAAGATCGCTTTCTGTGATGGGTTTTCTTAACCGGAATGTTCAACATTTCCTGGAAATTACCAACAATATCGTCAATAACTGGGGCTGCTTTAGTTATCGCCACAATAGAATTCTCCGTTTTGTTTGAACCTAACCCTCTAATTAATTCCTTTAATACTTTTACTTCATTTTCTTTCTGAAGATCTGCTGCTTTGTTGTCTCCTTTGTGTCCAGTAGGATTAACAAATGATCCACACCGGACTTTCACAGCCATTTTCTCTGTCAGCATTACTTCAGTCTTGAGAATGTAATCTATACATTCTtctaaatattttgacaaaactGAGTGACTGAAGAAAATAGGGATACAAAACTTAAGAGTGATGTTCGTACGAAAAGTATCGCCCTCCTTAATGGAATCCTTAAAAGTTAAGAGGACAAAATACCACTGCAAAAGTTGAGTTATGTAATCATTCAATTCATCAGAAGCTGCAACTGTAGAACGGGAAATTATCACAGGAAGGTTCACTGTTGTTAGTGGAACATCTATAGTCACTCCATTCTCAACCTGCGCAGGCGTAACATTAAACAGGAACGTACTGTTATTgatgtttaaatgaaatttcagcATCCTGCCATCTATGGAACTGTTAACTGTATGCTTGATTCCAAGAACATCCACTGTTAGCAAAACATCAGGCTcctaaaatttataaaaaagtTAATCATTCAATCATTTTAACAAGGCACTCATGCCCCTTTAACAACCACCTGAAAAAAGACCTAACATTTCAATGAATATAGATCATTGTGACCATTCATGTCTAATGACCTTGAAATTACATGAACATCTGACTGAGAGAATTGAAAGGCCTCTCTACCGTCTTTAAAATTTCCTTATAATAATATTAGACCTCAATAGCACTTTGGCTCTAAAGcaatacattttcaaaaaatgtatttaaaatgaatgtaATGCGTACCACCATGTGACAAAGCAATGTACCTTTTCTggaaacaatatcaataatccATTGACTACCTCTTCAAGGATTTCAGAAAGGACTTTTTCTTTGTCAGCCTTATGCctcattttcatgttttttgacAGCAATGGATGCTTAGGTTCATCTGATAAATTTTCCATTTGGAAGAAATGTAATATGTACGATAAGAAGTAACCACAGCCAACGGTCATGATGAAGTCTTCATGGGCCTGAAATCAGAAACAAATCCATATCAGTTACAACATACTCCAAACAAGATATTATGCACAAAAAAAAATGGCTCATGTAACACGATATGTAAATTAGCATGTCTATAAATTGTAACAATGTTTTGTAATCTACGTATATACTGCACTATGTTTTCTAAAGGATGTTATCTATGCATTTATGCTGTATACATATACTATTCAAGATGACAATTATTGATCAAGAGCagcattttgtcatttttttagaAGACTAACAATATTGAAAGAAAACTGAGTGAACATCACAACAATGTATCTATGATTCCAATATGAAAAGAGGCTAATATGGTCTGAATTATTCACTGGGCTTGTTTACACTAAATCGAATTACTTTGATAATCCAAACTGAAAGATTTGTATAAGATTCCTAGTATATTAACAAGTTCTTACTTCAAAACGTGACTTCACATTCCCGTTTACATTTGATCGCTGAATAAGTATCTTCAGGTTGTAAAGAGTGCCTTTCTCTCTTCCACTGGACTTGTTGAAAAATCTTTTGTACagtttctgataaaaaaaaagattaatgtAGTTTATGAACAAATACTGAACACCTTTACAACATTTCTATAGCTAATGTTGTTGAAGTGTTATTTCCAAAATATGAggtcaaaattatatatacatcaaaaaaaagacagacaaaatacatgtagcttTTATTTCTGCACTAGATGTTTACACAAAGCAATGGCTACATTTATGGCTTGAGGACACTTATGACAGGACTTGTGAAagctatttgtacaattttgaattgaaTCCCTACTGTCGGACAGCATCTCATGCCAACTGTAAATGAAACCCATCCCTTTGTGTTGACTCTTGATACCTATATAGCTAGTACAACATAAACCATGACTCATTGATTTAATAATTACCTCCAAAAAATCCATCACTGTATGAAACAATTCCACAATCATAGGATCTAAATGCTCTAGTCTGTCTGTTGCTGTCAAAGACCCATCCTGTAGTCCTTTGGCTCCCTGTAACCGCACTCTAGTGAGTTGATCTCCTCCAATGGGCACCTTCAGTCTATCTAGCTCTGCagctgaaaattaaaaatacacaCAGGATTACACATAGGGTATAACGGATTATGTCAAACCAATCGAGGCCTTTTCAATGTTCTTATTAAATATCCAAGGCCCATCTTATCTGTCATCTTGAGAAGGaacaagagaaaaaaaaacaacttataaCTATTCACGTGATCAAAATAAACCTGACATGgtaattatttacatttgtagGGGAGACATAGACAAAGTTGAATTCAAATGATCAGTGGCCAGGGTTTAACTTATCATAATGAAACCTTATTATTCATGGATTTTTCAAGGCCCAgaatgaaattcaaggcttttcaaggaCCAAGGTGAAATTCAACGCTTTCTTGAGGTATACAAACAAACAAGGGTCTTGGATTACAAAATTTGACCCTGACCAAAAACTGACCAGGTCAATTGTATTTTGGTTCCTGAAGACTGTAACTGTAACGTAGACTTACCTCTGCCTGCCTTAATGTACCAGGAAGTCAAATCCTTTTCATAGGACTTCAAAATGTGAATGCAATCTGAGTAAGATGTCTCATTCTTCAGtaggacaggtaaaacaaaaaCCTCTGACTTCTTTGACATTGATTCCTCAAAGTTGTGTGGAATATGTTTTAGAAGAACATTTTCCATCCACTTGAAACCATCAACATACTCGGACAGCAGCCTTCCAATGATGATTTTCAGTGATTCCTTGTACTTTTGAGATTCACATGCTGATGGAACAaactgtctgtatgttgtaGTGTTTATATTTCCGATTGGTTTGGAGTCATCCAGACTGCTCACACTTACCCTGTCCAATATGAAATCAGTGGCAAAGAAGTGGTAGTCTTTATTCTTGTTATCCATTCGGATATCGTTTGTCGTAACATACAAGTCCAGATTGTCCCCATTTAGTTTTCCGTTTTCACCATCTGATATCCTTGAAACAATTTTCTCTGTTGTATAGCTGCCAAAGTCTCCGAttaggttcctcttggtttcATTAGACAAAGTGACATGTACTTTATTTAGACATGCAAGTAGCTGTAAtaaaaaacaaaggaaaaatcTAAGTATTTGTCAAATTCTACAGAAACaggtatcaaaataaaaatgaaaaagctGATGTGCTGTATATGGCTGATGTATGCTATTTGTACATAATACTTAACATAATTAACTctataacacaaatatacataatcatctttgttaattaaaatatttcaatcttGTGAATAACAAGACCTAATAATTACTAATTGAAACATTATAATAGAAATGTTTTTGAAACATCTTTCTTCTTTTTAAGAATTCATTCATTTATCACAGCAATTGTTGATCTTTAAgtcttttaattttaaagaaaagGTTAGCATTAACCATTCTTGGCATATATCACAGAGCATTATACATTTGAGAGGCATTATATGTGCACACAGaacacatatacacatgtatacaaaataaaaatgaagaacaaaaacatcaacaagGAACAAGTCTCCATCCAACAAATGTTTCCTCCATTATATAAAGGAGGCCAAAACtttgatcaaattgtcaataaTTATGATGGCAACTGCttgttacattttatttatttccgatatatctttttttaaaactgTCTGTACACATACAAATTAGGAAAATTGTGTATAACGTAcacactgatttttttttcaaagttataaatattaataatttatttcagGTAAATTCATTGTAGCACAGATTTTCTGGGGAAACTGCTTAGCATGTTTTCTGTTGTACTTGATTTCATACTATTTTCTTACCAATTATTCTGTAATATCATTTGAAACTGTCTATCACGCAAAACCGCTTTTTTAACAACCACACCTGGAAATCAAAAAATTTATTGGAACATGaacaagaaaataaaactgcaacagaaaaaaagtaaagaaaaactGCACTGCAAACACATGtacaaaattttgataattagtAATTAATATCTTTTAAATGCTTACAGAAAGTGGCCTTATGGCCAAGATATTGACTccaaatattaatattatgtcACGGTGGTCAAACTTTAATAGTCTGAccaacacctgtacatgtaaagTGTGTATAGATACTTGCgctgtgtatcgtgtataatgtttgtacaagtccctgtgtcatataatgtcctatgtacctgtgtatatagttgttatggTGACGTATGAGAGGTGAGCGCAAGGATTGGTTGAGTGTGTCACTTTGACCCTGCATGACCCTATACCCGTGCACGTGGAAAACCTTACCTGGGCCTTGCCCAGGTGAGTGCAGCGACAACGGCTATAGATCCCACACAAGCCACACGTCCGGTATAAGCCTGTGTGCTTTATGGCCACAGTGCTTCTAGGTCACTGTCTccgtgtgtgtgtctgtgtttATGTTAAATAAACTGTGCTTCATTTGAACATTGTTTGTGCATAATTGAAGAAATACCCACATATTATACTACTCGTGTGACATTGGCGCCCAACGTGAATTTCTTTTACGGAGGCAGTGGCATCGTACGCCCACGTTTTACCACGTGGGTGATCACGTGATAACCGGATGACATGatcaggggagatcactctggaGCAACGACAACATGTGCTTCCGGTGATGGTGTTTGCTGTTCGTCAACTGTTTTCGTCTCGTTACTTCGTCATGACTGTGTGATTTATTGATTATCATCGTCCTGTCATCGTTTCTTCGTCGTCCATGGTTCGTTTCCTGCTGTCGCCGATGGATTAATTGTAACATTTTCTGTGTCGTCCAGTGCGGATCCGTTTCCAGTGGTTGTTGACATTTTTCGTTCGCGTTTTATATGAACTGACTTTAAATTTAATTGCTAGATATCTTGTCATTTGAACATTTGTAACACTGTGATACTATtgattattcatttattattcatttgtttCATGTATGATGTTTATTTTCAGGTGTTTATATCTTGTCAGTCTATAATTGTAGACATAAATCAAATCAgtgaattttaaacatttagggtaaaatatattattaaaggtaaatgtaaaaataacgCCGATATTccaatatatttagatatatcgCGTAAATCGGTTTATTTATTAAGgaatttaaacatttacaatatttaaacatatatttctttGCAATTTAAGTTTAAACTTAACTGTGATACTTAATTACAAATctataagatatttatatctTGCATGCTTGCTTCCCACCTAACAATGCTGAACCACTAACCTTGCACACATTGCACTGCACTGTAGCGGAAGGGGAATACTAAGAAGGCTGAGAGGGGGAGGAAGATGCCAGAGATGGGTTTGTAAATGGTGTATCTGTCCTTTGTGTTTTATGTCAGCGCAGTGTATTTTATATTCTAATAACTTAGATATTGTCCCTACTCATActatttttgtatgttgtagTTACAGTTACAGTTGTAGGTTTAGTATCATTTTGTATTCTTATACTCTGAAACTGTCAATAGGTTATGAGTTGTAGTAAGCTCCAGAAATTTATTGATAAAGCTGTTCCTAATGTTACTATAAGGAAGAAACCTATACTTCTTACTAGTAGTAAGGGATTTTACCTGAAAAGGCATTTGGATTTGCTAAAGCACTTAGACTGTAGTCTTCAGTTCCATTGCCAACCAGGTGGTCGCTTTATACATTTCCTTCGCTGGTTGGAAACTGAACTTCCAATTAGGGTTAGTTCATATCcaagtattgttttatatgtgtgGTTAGGTACATGTGACCTCACAGTAAAGCAAGGGAAATTCATTAGTTTACGACATCAGACTTCTATATCTGCTAGTTCGGATTTGCAGTTTGAAATTAACAAGTTTATTTCCATAGTGTCCCAATTTCCTACtgtacagttattatttttggaaatcCCCTCATACTCTATACAAGAGTGGAATAAATCCAAGGGGCATCCAAACCCTGATTCATTCCAAACTCAAGATCTCATTCTAAATGAGAGAGTGTTGGAATTGAACAGCTTCCTGACAGAGGTCAATACTAGATCTCAAGTCTGTTCACCTCATCTTAGGTTAGACTTAGTTAGGTACAGGAAGTCGAGAAACCAGGATAAGTCCCGGATCTCATTGAATTTTAGTCTGTACAAGGATGGGATCCATCCTAGTCCTCTACTAGCTAGGTGTTGGATGAAAAGACTTGTTGTTTCAATTTGTACTTATTGTGTgtaaatatcatacatacaatTCTACATACTTGAGTTTACTGGTGATATACTTGTATGCAGTTGTCTTGTATTCCTCGTAGGTAGGGATTGTCCCAATCACTTGGATACTTGATATATTCACTGCTTAGttcattgtttacatatattaatttgtagtttttatatttgtatttagtCTGAGATGGCAGACTCAAAGCCACCAGCAGGAACCTCCAACTTGGAGCAGGCAGACTATGACCTCATGGCTAGCCTTCTGCGCCAGAATAGTGACTATGTCCTATTTACCAAGATGGAGTATGATAGCATGCTGAGTGTAAGAGATCCTGGCTCTATCAAAACTCCTGCTGTGTCACAAGCTCCTGTTAATGTTAAATCTGCGAGCAGTGACAAAGGTATGGTAGGGGCCCAAGGttcattaaaatttgatttcgCTGGACTTGGGGATGGGGGGAATACCAGTACTCCTTTACCTCCTATATCTAATGATTCTCCATTTTCGGGTCTGGGGGGAGGATATGGGGTTCCTCTAACTCCATCGCTGAATAGGAATACACACCTTTTACCCCAGGTTCCGAAAATCTCCTCATTTTCAGGAGATGAGTCACCTCAACGTGGTGAAACCACATATGAGGGATGGCGATACGAGGTCAGGTGTCTAGCATCTGACAGCACCCTGTCCGAAGAGCTTGTTCTTCAGGCTATAAGGAAATCACTCAGGGGTATCGCTCGTCAGACTCTTATACCTTTAGGTCCTATGGCAACTTTGGATGAAGTTCTGAAAAAGTTGGACACCTTCTTTGGTAATGTAGCTTCTAATGAAGTTGTATTACAGCAGTTCTATTCTGCTACACAGAAAGAAGGTGAATCTGTCACCGCATTCGGGTGCAGACTAGAGGCACTGTTGCAGCTTGCCATAAACAGTGGACATGTAAGCCCTTCAGCCAGGGATGACATGATCCGATCCAAATTTTGGACTGGCTTGCGCTGCGACAGATTGAAAGGCCAGACGCGTCACAAGTATGACTCTATTAAGTCATACGACTTGCTGTTGAGGGAGGTTAGAGCGGTAGACCTAGAGCTCAACCCAGCACAGAAAGCGGCCAATAAGCCTACAAAGGCTAAAGCCCAACACAGCCCTATACAAGTTTCGGAGAGTGATAAAAAGCTTGACAAGCTCAGTGAGCAGGTAAGTGCCTTGATGAGCAAAATCAAGTCTCTCGAAAAGAAACTTGAGGGTACTGGTAAGTCTGGGGCATACCAAAATAAAGGTAATGCTGGACGCGGCAATACTTACCAGAAACAAAAAAAAGGTAATACCCAGAAGTCCTCAACAGGTAAGTCTGAGCCAAAAGAGTAACCTCCCCTGTTGTAGGGCAAATGGGGGATGGTGAAGGTAGGAATGGCCCAAGTAACAATACCGCTACAGACAGTACCCTGTATGAACGAATGGTTGGTAGCTCAAATATTGACCAGATCATAATAGGGGGGAAGACACATTCTGCTCTCATTGATAGTGGCTCTATGATCACTTGCATTTCGGAGAATTGTTATAAATCTCTGAACCCCAGGCCTGTTCTGATGGATATCAAAGATTTTGATCTTCAGGTATTCGGAGCAGGTGGGTCCAAGTTACCATACTTGGGATATATTGAGGCAGATGTCAGTATTCCATTTCTGTCTGATTGCGTGATGTGTGTACCTATATTGGTAACACCGATGACCAACTATAACAGACAAGTTCCTGTTATTGTTGGCACAAATATTATACGTATGTGTAGGGATATACAACAGGCTAGCTCTGATTCTACTTTTCCAGATGCTTGGCAGTCTGCTGTTGACAGTTTGTGTGTCAATAATCCCATGGTGGTGAAATCTGCCAATACATACCCAGTGTCCATAGGTCCAAACCAGGTAAAGACTGTCCATGGGTTGGTACGCAAGGTGGGGAACTTTAGTACAGCTGTGACAGAACAGGACAGCTCACTGCAATCCGGGAACCTGGTGGTATGTCCAAGGGTAGTGTCGCTGGAATGCGCACCTGGTAGACTCAAACGTATACCAGTCCGGATCTGTAATCTGTCTACAGAGTCAATTACTATCTCTCCAAGATCACCTTTGTGTACTCTAACAGATGTAAAGGTAATGGACAGGTGGTCCCCAGAACCCTCTGACAAAGATGATACTGAATCCTCTAAGGATCAGGTGGAGGGGGAATGGTGGGACAAACTGGGGGTCTCAGTAAACAAGGACAATCTCTCTCCTGAACAGTTGGAGAGAGCATACCAGATACTGGGCAAGTGGCAGCATATTTTCTCCACATCCTCAAAGGATTTGGGAAAGACAGACTTGGTGCAACACAAGATAAAACTCTCGGACGATGTTCCATTTAAGGAACCATATCGTCGTATTCCACCAGGGATGTATGAGGAAGTGAGACAACATCTTAAGGAGATGTTGGAGTCTGACGCTATCAGAGAGTCTCACAGTCCCTACTGTTCGAATGTGGTCCTCGTTCGAAAGAAAGATGGGTCCCTAAGATTTTGCATTGATTTGCGTAAACTCAATGGGAAAACCATTAAGGATGCCTACACCCTACCTAGGGTGGAGGAAACCTTGGACTCCTTAATTGGATCAAGATACTTCAGTAAGCTGGACCTGAGGTCTGGATACTGGCAAGTCGAGATCAAGGAGGAGGACAAGGCAAAGACAGCTTTTTCTGTCGGACCACTAGGTTTCTTTGAATGTAACCGCATGGCATTTGGTCTAACTAATGCGCCAGCAACTTTTCAAAGATTGATGCAAGCTTGTATGGGTGAAAGCCATCTTAAggaatgtttaattttcctgGATGACATTCTCATATTTTCAGACACCTTTGAGGAACACCTCAAAAGACTGGAGGGTGTGTTTGAACGGCTTGAAAAACACGGCTTAAAGCTAAAGCCCTCCAAATGTGAATTCTTTAAGTCTCAAGTGTGCTATCTGGGGCACATTGTTTCTGAGGAAGGAATTCAAACTGACCCAGATAAACTTGCGGCGTTGAAGACATGGCCAGAACCTGTCAATGTCAAGACGCTACGCTCATTTCTAGGTTTCACAGGGTACTACAGGAGGTTCATTAAGGATTATGCAAAAATCATAAAACCTTTAAATGATCTTCTTGTTGGACACTGTACCCACAAAAATGTTAAGGGGCCAAAGAAAAAGATTCCCTGGGTATGGGGGGATAGTCAGCAGAAGGCTTTCGATACCATAGTCAGTCTTCTAGCTTCTCCACCTGTGTTAGCATATGCAGACTTCACTAAGCCTTTCATTGTTAACACAGATGCCTCTGTAGAAGGTTTAGGTGCTGTGCTGTACCAGAATCAAGGGGGCCATGAAAGGGTGATTGCGTTTGCCAGTCGAGGTTTACGTCCGAGTGAAAGAAACTACCCAGCTCATAAGTTGGAATTTCTTTGTCTCAAATGGGCACTCACTGACAAGTTCCATGATTACCTGTATGGCAACACTTTTGAGGTACGTACAGATAACAACCCTCTAACCTATGTGACGACCACAGCGAAGCTGGACGCAGCAGGTCATAGGTGGTTAGCCTCACTCTCAAACTATAACTTTAAATTAGTTTATAGAGCGGGCCGTCTCAATGGGGATGCTGACGGGTTGTCAAGACGACCGTATCAGCAAGAGGAAGTTTTCCCAGATGTAGTGAGAGCAGTTACCTGTGCTTCTTTGTCCACTAGAGAGGAGTTGCCTTTAGCAGAAACTGTTGTACTCTCAAATACATCATCCCTAGAACCGGAGAACAACACCCTAAATATAGGGAATGTAAAACTCTCTGGTGTGGATTGGGAAAAACAACAGTCCTTAGATAAACATCTTAGGAGGGTGATAGATTTTGTCAGGGAGGGGATTCGACCTGATAAAAAGATATTGAAACACGAACCTGAGGAGGTGTGTCAATATATGCGGGAGTGGCGGCTGTTGAGGCTACTTAAGGGTGTTCTGTATAGAAACACCACAGTAGATGGTGACCCTGTTCAACAGTTAGTCATTCCCAAGGCATATAGGGAGAAAGTCCTCAGGGGAGTGCATGAAGATGTCGGTCATCAGGGACGTGACCGTACAAACTGGTTGGCAAGGCGAAGGTTTTTCTGGCCAGGCCTTGATGCTGAGGTGAATAGTTGGGTTGAAAGCTGTGGTAGGTGTGTTCGTAGAAAAACCCCTACTGTCCCAAGTGCAGAGTTAGTCAATATCCAAAGTTCCCGTCCAATGGAGCTTCTCTGCATTGACTATTTGACCTTAGAAAGGTCAAAGGGGGGCTACGAAAACGTGCTTGTTATCACTGACCATTTCACCCGCTATGCCCAAGCAATTCCAACCAGGAACCAATTAGCGAGTACCACCGCCAGGGTGTTGTACGAACAATTTATGGTCCACTACAGCTTTCCTGCCCGTATTCATAGTGACCAGGGCAGGAATTTTGAAAGCAAAGTTATCAAAGAACTTTGCAAGATAGCTGGAGTGGAGAAAACCAGAACTACCCCTTACCATCCTATGGGCAATGGCATGGTCGAACGGTTCAACCAAACACTGTTGAAAATGTTAGGTACTATGGAGGAAGAACAAAAATCCAGTTGGAAATCCTATGTGGCTCCTCTTGTTCATGCATACAATGCAACAAAACATGAGACCACAGGATATTCTCCTCATTACTTAATGTTTGGTTGGCACCCGAGACTTGGTGTAGATGCATTTCTTGGCATCGATACCAGTTCTGAGACTGTAGGGAGTCGTCAGAATTATGCCCAGAAACTTAAGCGTCGGTTAGACTTTGCCTACAAAGCTGCCTCGGCTGAAAGTGAAAGGAAGGGTAAGCGGTACAAAGATAGGTATGATAGGGGGGTTAGAGAAGCTACCTTAGAAGTAGGAGACCGGGTTCTGATGAGGAACGTTGGTATATGTGGCAAGCAAAAGTTGGCAGATAAATGGGCTAAGGAACCCTACATTATCCTTAGTGTGCCAAATGTTGATATGCCTG
This genomic stretch from Pecten maximus chromosome 16, xPecMax1.1, whole genome shotgun sequence harbors:
- the LOC117344823 gene encoding uncharacterized protein LOC117344823, which encodes MDNKNKDYHFFATDFILDRVSVSSLDDSKPIGNINTTTYRQFVPSACESQKYKESLKIIIGRLLSEYVDGFKWMENVLLKHIPHNFEESMSKKSEVFVLPVLLKNETSYSDCIHILKSYEKDLTSWYIKAGRAAELDRLKVPIGGDQLTRVRLQGAKGLQDGSLTATDRLEHLDPMIVELFHTVMDFLEKLYKRFFNKSSGREKGTLYNLKILIQRSNVNGNVKSRFEAHEDFIMTVGCGYFLSYILHFFQMENLSDEPKHPLLSKNMKMRHKADKEKVLSEILEEVVNGLLILFPEKEPDVLLTVDVLGIKHTVNSSIDGRMLKFHLNINNSTFLFNVTPAQVENGVTIDVPLTTVNLPVIISRSTVAASDELNDYITQLLQWYFVLLTFKDSIKEGDTFRTNITLKFCIPIFFSHSVLSKYLEECIDYILKTEVMLTEKMAVKVRCGSFVNPTGHKGDNKAADLQKENEVKVLKELIRGLGSNKTENSIVAITKAAPVIDDIVGNFQEMLNIPVKKTHHRKRSFNDDLKCVLNTLIPLKVWTPQNGRKLENFRNINKSPFDIDRGHFVEIVEKKVERLRKGISVPADDNSDNEV